The Nocardia vinacea genome contains the following window.
CGAGGTGGCTCGATGAGTGCTTCGGTTCTTTTCGATGCGCCGGGGCCCCGCGCGCGCATTCGAAATCAAATCTATTCCGTCATCGCGATTGTCGCGGTGCTGGCACTCGGCTGGGTGTTCTACCGCGGCTTCGCCGATAAGGGCCAGTTCACCGCGGAGAAGTGGAAGCCGTTCATCGAGGCGGACGTCTGGAAGACCTATCTGCTGCCCGGCCTGCGCGGCACCCTGATCGCGGCGCTGCTGTCGATTGTGTTCGCGCTGGTGATCGGCATGGTCTTCGGCATCCTTCGCCTGTCGGATCACCGGGTGGTGCGCTGGGTGGCGGGAGCGATCGTCGAAGTGGCCCGGGCCATTCCGGTGCTGATCCTGATGATCTTCCTGTTCTACGTCTTCTCCGATTACAAGGTGTTCAAGGTCGATCAGCTTGCGCTGTGGGCCGTGGTGATCGCGCTGACGGTCTACAACGGTTCGGTCATCGCCGAAATCGTGCGAGCCGGCATCAAATCGCTGCCGAAGGGGCAGACCGAGGCCGCGGTGGCGCTGGGTCTGCGCAAGGGGCAGCTGATGCGGTTGATCCTGCTGCCGCAGGCGATTACCGCCATGCTGCCCGCCTTGATCTCGCAAATGGTTGTGGCGCTGAAGGATTCGGCGCTCGGTTACCAGATCACGTACCTCGAGATCGTGCGTCAGGGCTCGCAACTCGGTGCGGCCGAACGCAACACGGTGCCCGCGCTGAT
Protein-coding sequences here:
- a CDS encoding amino acid ABC transporter permease; the encoded protein is MSASVLFDAPGPRARIRNQIYSVIAIVAVLALGWVFYRGFADKGQFTAEKWKPFIEADVWKTYLLPGLRGTLIAALLSIVFALVIGMVFGILRLSDHRVVRWVAGAIVEVARAIPVLILMIFLFYVFSDYKVFKVDQLALWAVVIALTVYNGSVIAEIVRAGIKSLPKGQTEAAVALGLRKGQLMRLILLPQAITAMLPALISQMVVALKDSALGYQITYLEIVRQGSQLGAAERNTVPALMVVAVVMILLNSTLTIVANKLEQRLRSRKRTKGAGVVAADSILADATPGMDITQKP